The genomic segment ttgcaaGTATTATATTAATAAACCTAAAGTGattcaacataaaaatataacattgaaaaataaatgaattaaagagAGGTATCAAATGTGTGTcattaacataataataatatcaatatgatTCAGAAATGGTAAATGGTTACacaattgttacataattattatataatttttatttgagaAAAGTCAGAGGTCATTGATTATGATATTAGTAGATTtctactcatcatcatcacgagcAATTGAGTCCAGTTGTTTCTCTACAGCTTCAACTAAGGATGGAAAAGAACTCTCGAGGATGAATATGCGAATGAGTTTATCTAGATCTTTGCCGCATTCCATGTTGGCTGCTGATGCAGTGTAAGCAATTGGTAACTCCACATCATTCCTTTCACCTTTCAAAACCTTCATGAAATAAAGGTTAAGCACAGTGTTTATAAAGTTTCGAGTGAAAGCTATATTAAGCATGCTATTCTTCTATATATTATTCACcaaattttatttgttcataCTTCAAGCACCCGCTTGACAGGACAAAATAATCTTTATTGACTACAGTTATTAAGTTAACTTTATTTGAACCAAGCAGTCCAGTGGGTGCATAACCTATACTCTATTATATTCATTCTTGTGTTGTATGGTACCAATTATACTTTTCTTTggcaaaataaagaataataaataacaaattttccttCAATAGGCTTCATGTGTATTAATAGCATTTTCCCTTATGGAATGTCTATTGAGCTGCTAGGCCTCAGCCCCAAAAGTATCGCATATTTTGGCATTTACTGGAGGACACCGTTTCAAGATTTCCATCCATTCTACTATTCATActataatataatcattttgaattaattCAATCTCTTTGTATCTGTAATGATTTCTAGAATTGCCAACAAGATTAAATTCCAAGATATGGTACCGTACCTGAGAGACATCCTGCGCCAATACTTCACCTTCCAACACATTTTTCTTGAGAATCTAGGTAAGCAACAATACAAGAGAGAAATTTTACTTTAAACTAGAGtggtgaaaagaaaagaaaatatagagaaAAGAGCAAGAGCttgggagagagaaaaaagagagaaggggatgATATACACATTATATGTAGGCTACTTACACCGATAGATGGACAGAAAGATaaaagaggcagagagagagagagagaggggggagaggggaaTAGGGAGAGGGAAGGTGAAATTATTCATTCCAGGTAATGTTCAGAGATATCAAACGGAAAAGTAAGTTGATATTGAAAGATGTAGACATCAGTAATGAAAACCCCTTTCATAAGAAAACTACAATAAGAAGCTCCCATAAAAGGAGGCAATTTATATGAGAATTATCCAATGTAgtgagaaaaaaattcaaagtgaatatgctgttgaatattaaaaaaaattgcaatgcaTCTTCAACAGCACTAAAATAATTCCATGAACCAATTCTGGATTTAATGCCTGTGTTTTCATTTATACTTTTACTGTTACcaataatatttataaacttGATAATCTATacatttgttatcattttttatcattgtgtCTTACCGGGACAGGAGACTTTGGTTTTTCCACTGGTTCAAATGGTCTTACAGGAAAAAAGTAGGAGAGTTTGGCTGCACACTCTTCACAGGTTGCCACAGCACTAGGGTGAGGTCTTCTGGCAAAGCGCACTCTAAATTTTCTAGCTTCATTCTGTTACAGTAAAAGATAGATCATTTGAGTAATTATCCTTAACCTTGTTTAAAGTTTTGAAGAAATTAACTTGTGAATAAGAATTTACCCAAAAGGaccatttatcaaaattttacaGAAGTAAATACTTGTGTTTTTTATTCTACTTTCTTTATGATTAAACAGAGTGGATTTATTAACACTTTTTCCAGTAGGATTCAAATTTAAGAACTGAAACTCATCTAAAAACAGGATGGGTAAAACTTCTCACCTTAACTTTGATGACAAACAATAAACTATCTCCTCTCACAAATCCTCGCATTGTACTCCTCATATCACGTAGAAAGTAATTCTCCTGTATGGAAACAAAATAAACTATTGTAATATAATATCTCAAAAACTAAAATCATAATTCCACAGAAACTACTTTTAAAAGTCTAAATATAATACTAAATATCTCAACATTTTATTATCCTCCAGGTTAATGAGTACTCTGAAAAATTTCTCTGAGCAAATTCTAAACTttcaaacaagatgaaatttgTTGTTTTATGTTCAACTTTGAGGCAGATTGAATACCACAGTGATTCATTCATATACTGTAGAAATCATAACGTATGAGtatttataatgtaaaaatatgttGAGATCATATTATTTCTTTAATCATAAAGAAAGTAGAATGAAAAttgtacaataataataacaataataataatgataataataacaataatgctggtatttatatagcactcttattcaccttgctaggtgctcaaggtaaGTTAAGCATAATCAATAGGTGGGAAAAGTGGAGCATTTAGGTAATACAAGAATTTGAGAGTATTGAAATAATAGTAGAAAGGTGATACAATTATTATAGAGTAGAATTTTCAAGGATATAGATCTAGACccctaacaaaaattacaatatatacatatatctccATATTTACAGAATGAGATGTTAATAATAGGTTTATGACACACTAAAAGTATTTGCATTTATGGGAACTATTCTGTGTGTGATGTGCAAGTATATATTTATAGATGTTTAATAGTAAATTGAATAGAATTACAAGGGAGACTGTTGCTCCATTTtgggggtaaattgccaattaagtctattgccaacttgtccactcatcaaatgctctaccttcatttagtctaatgccattctgtccatcaacatttcatctaaaagccatttggtccaataatcactttgtcTTATCACCAGTTCAACTTTGACCacttcgtctcataaccagttggtctaatacacatgcttttttcattaattatgccCAAGTCCAATTACACAAAATGGTATAAAGACTACATGGTTATTTGACCAACTGTTTATTAGACAagatagtgagtggatgaaatggcaattagaccctGAAGAcagtggatgaactgatggcAGACCAATtgatagcagacgagttggtaattggatgGATTGGCATTAatcaattgaaaaagaaaattggtCTCCCTTTTCTCGTTacctttaaaaagaatatttgtCAGATAGGGTTACAAAGTTTCTACTTACTAAGATCACATCATCATTTGTGAGAAGTAAATGGTCTATGCTGATACATAGTTTTAAGCCTTCTTTGGGACCTGGAGCTACGTACTGCAAAAGAGACAgataatttacatgtaatagAGGATCATGGCAGGAGACTTCCATCAAAATCTGGATGGCCAAGAACCCTGTAAATACCTACCGGTAATTTATTTGCACTGTAATGTTGATAAGAACATGAAAAAGGCTAAACATTTTGTTAGTTAATGCAAGTTTATATAGTATTAAGAAGAATTAACTCTTGAAAGTAGTCTTCTGCACCAAATACTTCAGTCTGTGTCGTAAATTGGATTTGTGGTACAAAAACAAATTACTGatctctttcttctcatttaAGAATTGAAAAATGTACATTTAGTCGCATGTAGCACAaacaaaatgtacatttttGCACACACTGTGAGGGACCAATACCCTATAGGCTTCATATATTTCCTTTagtaaaatcaaggttaattttaCTTGATCCTCATTTTGTTACAAGATTGCACCAAATCGAAGGTGATGTTAATTACTGTTTTATGATTGTTTTCAAAACTTCAATCATTCATAGACCtttatattttggaaaaaatgtaataatgcagaCTTAGTGGAACTGGAAGAATGGCTTCGATCCATGATGATGGATAAAGTAAGATGTACTCATCCAGTGGAACaaaacagagactgaagctttcaCTTTCAGTCTTGACTTTGTTAGGGGAGGCTTGTCTTtgttaaacaaataaaaatgcaaacatAAGTTTGGACTAGATTGTAACAATTCCAAGGTAACAATTTACGTATCGACAATGCATTGGACTTACATTTGTGAACCTACATGACCTATTCAtccttatcaatatcatcataagATGTGAACTTATCATCAGCATTATAGCTACACAGTGTTCGGCCCACGCCGGGCATGCCACTGCTTCCGTCTATCACTAATTTCGAATGAAAAGTGTTTCAAAACCAACTCCTTGCAAAAAGGAACTGCACTTGGGTTCTTTTCcatctttaatattgttttatttgcataatttacaaCCTCCACTTGCTCAATCCCCGCgcttgtctgtctgtctttctgcCCAATGCCAGGCCAGGGCCAGCGGGCAGCCAGCATTGCAGCGCTGACGATCGGCTCGAGCCGGTCGTCTTGCTTAGCATCAGACACAGGTGTGGCTGCTGGCTTGAGTTGAGTCGACAGCGGTCTCCAAAATAAAGTATCTCGTCTACCGGTATATTTAATAATGAATTTACCTTCCATTTCTGTTCATTCCTTGAAACTGATGTCACGCTGGCTTTTGAATCTTCTAACGCCAGAAATCTAGCATAACGTAATATTTCCCAAGTCACCGACATTTCGTTTACAATTTGGTCTATGGACCGCTATGGACGTgtgtgtggtggtggtggtggggggggggggggggggggggtcacttccCCCAATTCCAATGAAGAGTGGTCATCTGCAAGAATTGTCCTGTAAAAAGCACCCTGAACAAGGATGAAGGACGGGCCACTAGGGCACCACAAATACACATTTTCCATCAATAGTTGGTCCCTCGGTTGGTGCAAATTGCATACATATACTCTGAATACTAGGCCTAtggttttttaaattttatttaggGAGCTTATTTGACACTATTTTTGTTCAGAGCCTACCCCAGAAAAacttattccattttttttctggctgaTGCTGTCCACTCTTCAATGAAAGCGATTTCCCCATCTCCACTTTGACTGATATCAACTAAAGAATAATTCTTGTTTAGTCTGATGCCCAGATGGTCTTATTTCCACTTGTCTATTTAACCTTTTAACACTTTGTTAAAGGACAATTTGATTAATAATTAATCATATCACATAGACTTAAGTGATACGAGACAAAACGTTATGAAATGGACATAGTCTGGATATTAGACATTGGTAAATATGCTA from the Lytechinus pictus isolate F3 Inbred chromosome 1, Lp3.0, whole genome shotgun sequence genome contains:
- the LOC129283568 gene encoding uncharacterized protein LOC129283568, translating into MSVTWEILRYARFLALEDSKASVTSVSRNEQKWKYVAPGPKEGLKLCISIDHLLLTNDDVILENYFLRDMRSTMRGFVRGDSLLFVIKVKNEARKFRVRFARRPHPSAVATCEECAAKLSYFFPVRPFEPVEKPKSPVPILKKNVLEGEVLAQDVSQVLKGERNDVELPIAYTASAANMECGKDLDKLIRIFILESSFPSLVEAVEKQLDSIARDDDE